The Chryseobacterium sp. JV274 sequence TGGTGTAATTCCTATACATAGATTTATAACAAAAAACCGTCAAAAAAAATTGACGGTTTTCAAATATTTATATCTGAGTATAATTATTTCTTAAGTTCTTCTAAAAATTCGTCGTGAGAAATTTTAGTTTCTTTTTTGCTCGCTTTTTCAAGAATTACATCTTTCAATTTAGCCATAGCTACTTCAGAAGAAATTTGTCTTACCTGCTCCTGGTCTTTCAACATTTCAACAGCATATTTTTGGATTTCTTCATCACCAAGGTGGTGAATTCCATAGATTGCCAATTGATTTTTAACTAACTGCTCAGCCTGAGCCAATACATCAGCATAGTCAAGGTTGATTTCGTTTTCAGTCATCAATTTACCTTCGATGATCTGATATCTCAATTGGTTTTTCTCAGCTTCAAGAATTTCCTGAGCCTGTGCTTCAGACTGGATGTTCTGGTTAGAGAATAATAACCACTTCACAAGGAACGTCTCAGGAAGTTTTACTTCTTCTTTATCAGTTACCTGCTCTAATACTTTATTCACAAAGTGAACATCAGCATTTTGCTGGAAGTACTCGTCTAATTCAGTTTTCACTTTATCTTTAAGCTCCTCTTCAGTCTTGATGTTTCCTTCTCCGTATACTTTGTCGAATAAGTCCTGGTTAAGCTCAGCTAAATTTAATGTATAGAAGTCTTTTACTTTTACTTCTAATTCATTGTGGTGTAAGTGCTCAACTTCTTCTTTGCTGAATCCTAATTCTTTAGCTAATTCTTCGTCACCTGCAAGAGTTTCTTTCGTTACTTTTACAGAACCTTCCATTTTCAAACCTTTTACCAATTTGAAAGCTTCTTTGTTTTCAGCAGTAATGGTAAGGTTTTTTGGGTGGTGGTGGTGCTCTCCTTCAGCATCTTCTTCCACAACCTGAGAAACTTCTAAAGCAATGTAAGAATCTTTAGTGATTTTATCTTGAGGAACCTGCTCAGCGAAACGCTTCTGCATGTTTTCAATACTCTTGCTGATTTCTTTGTCAGAAGCTTCTACTTTGTAGTGAGGAGCTTCATACTTAGCTAAATCTATAGTGAATTCAGGCTCATATCCAACTTCGAAAGCAACTTCTAATTGATCAGCATTGTAATCTAATTCGTTTACTGGCTGAGGAACAGGCTGACCAACTAATCTTAATTTGTTTTCATTAACATAGTTGTTTAAAGCATCAGAAACTTGTCTGTTGATTTCTTCGAATGCAATACCTGCTTCATATTGTTTTTTAACCATACTCAAAGGCACTTTCCCTTTTCTGAATCCAGGAACTTGCGCATTTTTAGCATAATTAATCAACTGCTTCTCTACTTTTTCTTTGTAGTCAGATTTTTCCAATGTTACTGTAAGCAATGCACTTACGTCATCATGGTTTTGTGCGGTAACCTTCATTATTGATTAAAATTTTAGGTTGCAAAAATATGAATTTTTTATGAAAATCACCCATTTAAAATCAACTTATAACGCCAAATATTGTTAAATAAAAAACCACCGGAGAATTCCGGTGGTTCAAACAAGATTAAAGGTATATTAATTAATAATATTATAGTTGGCTTGTGCATCAGTTTCACCTCCTGTATGAGTTCCGTAAATCACTCCGTTTCCACTTACAGCAGAAGCTTCAGAAACGGTTACAGGCTCATGGAATAATGTAAGAACCAGCTGACTAGGTACAGATGTATTTTTTACGGCAGTATTTACCACCCATTTTGTTTTTAATCCAACACGGCTACCATCACCTCTTGTAGAGCTGGCATCGTCTGTACGGGTTAAAGTGATATCAGAGTTGGGAAAGTTATATACCAAGAAATGTTCGTCTTTTGCATCTTTAATTTCCTGAGTAGCATCTTCGTCACCATTCTTAAAAATAACTTCTACATTATAAGTATGGCCATTTATTAATTTAACATTAGGATTGGTTGTACTATTCACCTGGTAGTCATAT is a genomic window containing:
- a CDS encoding trigger factor, with product MKVTAQNHDDVSALLTVTLEKSDYKEKVEKQLINYAKNAQVPGFRKGKVPLSMVKKQYEAGIAFEEINRQVSDALNNYVNENKLRLVGQPVPQPVNELDYNADQLEVAFEVGYEPEFTIDLAKYEAPHYKVEASDKEISKSIENMQKRFAEQVPQDKITKDSYIALEVSQVVEEDAEGEHHHHPKNLTITAENKEAFKLVKGLKMEGSVKVTKETLAGDEELAKELGFSKEEVEHLHHNELEVKVKDFYTLNLAELNQDLFDKVYGEGNIKTEEELKDKVKTELDEYFQQNADVHFVNKVLEQVTDKEEVKLPETFLVKWLLFSNQNIQSEAQAQEILEAEKNQLRYQIIEGKLMTENEINLDYADVLAQAEQLVKNQLAIYGIHHLGDEEIQKYAVEMLKDQEQVRQISSEVAMAKLKDVILEKASKKETKISHDEFLEELKK